The Streptomyces aurantiacus genome includes a region encoding these proteins:
- a CDS encoding FAD-dependent oxidoreductase: MAQSPRALIVGGGIGGLTAAVALHRRGWRVTVLERARFLEPVGAGISLAPNSLRALDVIGLGDEIRGLAAWQGDGGLRTPGGHWLSRSNAAVMAERFGGPLVLLHRATLIDSLAARLPGGVVRTASAAVLVDPGGEGRPARVSTPAGELEAELVVGADGIRSAVRGTLFPGHPGPVYSGFTTWRTVIPLPGVAFASHETWGRGRIWGTHPLDDGRVYAYAAARVPAGGRAADDERAELVRLFGDWHDPVPAVLAAARPEDVLRHDVHHIAEPLPAFHAGRVALLGDAAHAMPPTLGQGGNQAIEDAVVLAHHADPRDGRTVEGLAGYTAARKPRTTGISRKAVGVARLNMMRSRPGIMLRDAAITMVSKAGPALFLRSFDGIADWRPPRSPYASDETGVRVP, translated from the coding sequence ATGGCACAGTCACCACGCGCGCTGATCGTGGGCGGCGGCATCGGAGGTCTCACCGCGGCGGTGGCGCTGCACCGGCGCGGCTGGCGGGTCACGGTCCTGGAGCGGGCGCGTTTCCTCGAACCGGTCGGCGCGGGCATCTCCCTCGCGCCCAACTCGCTGCGGGCCCTCGACGTGATCGGGCTCGGCGACGAGATCCGCGGCCTCGCCGCCTGGCAGGGCGACGGCGGACTGCGCACCCCCGGCGGCCACTGGCTCTCGCGGAGCAACGCCGCCGTGATGGCCGAGCGCTTCGGCGGACCGCTCGTCCTCCTGCACCGCGCCACGCTCATCGACAGCCTGGCCGCACGGCTGCCCGGGGGCGTCGTGCGGACGGCGTCCGCGGCGGTCCTGGTGGATCCCGGTGGTGAGGGCCGGCCCGCACGCGTGAGCACCCCCGCCGGTGAACTGGAGGCCGAGCTGGTCGTCGGCGCGGACGGTATCCGGTCAGCCGTACGCGGGACGCTGTTCCCGGGGCATCCGGGGCCCGTCTACTCCGGTTTCACCACCTGGCGGACCGTCATCCCGCTGCCCGGGGTGGCCTTCGCCTCGCACGAGACCTGGGGACGGGGCCGTATCTGGGGCACGCACCCGCTCGACGACGGCCGGGTGTACGCGTACGCCGCCGCCCGTGTACCTGCCGGAGGGCGGGCGGCCGACGACGAACGGGCCGAGCTGGTACGGCTCTTCGGCGACTGGCACGACCCGGTCCCCGCCGTGCTCGCCGCCGCCCGCCCCGAGGACGTCCTGCGCCACGACGTTCACCACATCGCCGAGCCCCTGCCCGCCTTCCACGCCGGCCGGGTCGCCCTGCTCGGGGACGCGGCGCACGCCATGCCGCCGACACTGGGCCAGGGCGGCAACCAGGCGATCGAGGACGCGGTCGTGCTCGCCCATCACGCCGACCCGCGTGACGGCCGGACCGTCGAGGGCCTCGCCGGGTACACGGCGGCCCGCAAACCGCGTACGACCGGAATCAGCCGCAAGGCCGTCGGGGTGGCCCGCCTCAACATGATGCGAAGCCGTCCCGGGATCATGCTGCGGGACGCGGCGATCACCATGGTCTCCAAGGCCGGGCCCGCCCTCTTCCTGCGGAGTTTCGACGGAATCGCCGACTGGCGGCCGCCGCGCTCGCCGTATGCTTCCGACGAGACGGGCGTACGTGTCCCCTAG